A window of the Gossypium hirsutum isolate 1008001.06 chromosome A03, Gossypium_hirsutum_v2.1, whole genome shotgun sequence genome harbors these coding sequences:
- the LOC107886507 gene encoding probable thimet oligopeptidase — protein MESEGNSEKKLSSSKLKKGSNIIPLTGAAALLTLAVSLAITAINKRRNSKRKDLPGCNFRVNLSASEILKLADRIIAKSKEVHDAVASVPLDKVTYKNVISPLAELEAQQFPLVQSCVVPKLVSTSDKVRKASAEAEKKIDAHICSCSKREDVYCVVKAFAAKGEWMGPEARHYVHCLVKEFERNGLNLTATKREEVQRLKAQIDELSFQYVQNLNDDSTSVLFHENELAGLPAEFLKTLEKAENGMFRVTLKSHHVAAVLELCKIGKTRRLVAMAYGKRCGKANLSVLEDLVQARHKFARLLGYSNYAEYALNPRMAKTPSKVLEFLEDISSSLSDLANKELAMLKELKKQDEGELPFGVEDLLYYVKKVEQQEFDLDLGALKQYFPVNLVLSGIFKIFQDLFGLRFEEIADADAWHSDIRMFSVFDLSSGELLGYFYLDMYTREGKYGQTCVVALQNGSVAFNGARQVPLALLISQLQTDIGGIPSLLRFTEVVSLLHEFGHVVQHLCNRASFARFSGLRVDPDFVEIPAKVLENWCYESFSLKLISGFHQDITMPIEDEICKSLKKWRYSFSALKLKQEVLYCLFDQIIHSAENVDIFELFKHLHPKVMLGLPMLEGTNPASCFPRCAIGYEAACYSRIWSEVFAADIFTSKFRDGLLNQHVGMQFRTKVLAPGGAKDPIEILSDFLGREPSIQTFIDNKIECSLWH, from the exons ATGGAAAGTGAAGGGAACAGTGAGAAAAAACTGAGCAGCAGCAAACTGAAGAAAGGAAGTAACATCATACCACTCACCGGAGCTGCCGCTCTTCTCACACTCGCTGTTAGTCTTGCTATCACCGCTATCAACAAACGGCGAAACTCCAAGAGAAAAg aCCTTCCGGGATGTAATTTCCGAGTTAATTTGTCGGCGAGTGAGATTCTAAAATTAGCTGACCGAATCATAGCAAAATCAAAGGAAGTTCATGACGCCGTTGCTTCAGTACCGCTTGATAAG GTTACGTATAAGAATGTTATATCACCGCTGGCGGAATTGGAGGCTCAACAGTTTCCATTGGTGCAATCATGTGTGGTTCCTAAGTTGGTCTCTACTTCAGATAAAGTGCGTAAAGCTAGCGCTGAAGCCGAGAAGAAAATAGATGCCCATATCTGTTCCTGCAG TAAACGCGAAGATGTATACTGTGTTGTCAAAGCTTTTGCTGCAAAAGGGGAGTGGATGGGCCCAGAAGCAAGACACTATGTTCATTGCTTG GTGAAAGAATTTGAACGGAATGGATTAAATCTTACAGCAACAAAAAGAGAAGAAGTGCAACGCTTGAAAGCTCAAATTGATGAGCTCAGCTTTCAATATGTTCAGAATTTGAATGATGATAGCACTTCTGTTTTGTTCCATGAGAATGAGCTAGCCGGACTACCAGCAGAGTTTCTCAAG ACTTTAGAAAAAGCAGAGAATGGGATGTTCAGAGTCACATTGAAAAGTCATCATGTTGCAGCAGTGTTGGAGCTATGCAAG ATAGGAAAGACAAGAAGGTTAGTAGCTATGGCATATGGAAAGAGATGTGGAAAAGCCAATCTCTCTGTCTTGGAAGATTTG GTTCAAGCTCGTCACAAATTTGCTCGATTACTTGGCTATTCAAACTATGCAGAATATGCTTTGAATCCTAGAATGGCTAAGACGCCCTCGAAG GTGCTGGAATTCTTAGAGGACATTTCTTCCAGTTTATCGGACTTAGCCAATAAAGAGCTGGCTATGTTGAAAGAGTTAAAG AAGCAAGATGAAGGAGAGCTTCCATTTGGAGTTGAAGATCTCCTGTACTATGTAAAGAAGGTTGAGCAACAGGAATTTGATCTGGACCTTGGAGCTCTGAAACAGTACTTTCCTGTCAATTTGGTTTTATCtggaattttcaaaatatttcagGATCTGTTTG GTTTAAGGTTTGAGGAAATTGCAGATGCTGATGCCTGGCACAGTGATATTCGAATGTTTTCTGTTTTTGACTTGAGTTCTGGTGAACTTTTGGGTTATTTCTACCTCGACATGTACACGAG GGAAGGGAAATATGGTCAGACTTGTGTGGTTGCTCTTCAAAATGGCTCAGTAGCATTCAATGGTGCACGACAG GTTCCACTGGCATTGCTAATTTCTCAATTGCAGACCGACATTGGTGGCATTCCGAGTTTGCTAAGATTCACGGAAGTGGTCAGTCTTTTGCATGAGTTTGGCCATGTG GTCCAACATCTATGCAACCGTGCATCGTTTGCTAGATTTTCTGGGTTGCGTGTTGATCCTGACTTTGTGGAGATCCCTGCTAAGGTTCTTGAAAATTG GTGCTATGAGAGCTTCTCATTGAAGTTAATATCTGGTTTCCATCAG gatattacaatGCCCATTGAGGATGAAATATGTAAATCACTTAAAAAATGGCGTTATTCCTTTTCGGCTCTTAAATTGAAGCAAGAAGTTCTTTATT GTCTTTTTGATCAAATTATACATTCTGCTGAAAATGTTGACATTTTTGAGTTATTCAAACATCTTCATCCAAAG GTAATGTTGGGATTGCCAATGTTAGAAGGAACTAATCCAGCTTCATGCTTCCCACGTTGTGCTATCGGTTATGAAGCTGCTTGTTACAGCCGTATTTGGAGTGAG GTATTTGCAGCTGATATTTTTACGTCAAAGTTTCGAGATGGGCTTCTGAACCAGCATGTTGGTATGCAGTTTAGGACCAAG GTATTGGCACCTGGAGGAGCTAAGGATCCAATTGAAATCCTGTCTGATTTTCTTGGAAGAGAACCATCAATTCAGACATTTATCGACAACAAAATTGAATGCAGTTTGTGGCACTGA